The following proteins are encoded in a genomic region of Dehalococcoidia bacterium:
- a CDS encoding cadherin-like domain-containing protein has protein sequence MIVSRSKPISLLAPAILIVSLALVLFGPAAALAEGENVPPIAIDDIASTDINTAVTIDVVANDTDTDGDTLSVDVASLAQPANGSVAINIDGTVTYTPNTDFEGIDTFIYYAYDETVNSENPATVTIDVGNQKPVAIDDSATTEKNIAVIIDVVANDTDIDGDTLSVDAGSLSQPANGSVAINSDGTVTYMPKAGYKGVDTFSYYAYDGTVNSENPATVTVTVSNGDEEEDGKAVPPGQMVRRGLSGPIAGWDLDSEGAITYLYISTNFGTVRVDVSSFGLTEEDVAEGMRVVLKLADEESDSGDDDTGAYRTAIAEDLKANRSLQSVDTADAGIGKGNAFGKGNNNAGSSAGNNGNGGNGNSSGGKNK, from the coding sequence GCCCCAGCTATACTCATCGTCAGTTTGGCGTTGGTGCTTTTTGGACCAGCGGCAGCGCTGGCGGAAGGGGAGAACGTCCCGCCGATAGCCATTGATGACATCGCCTCGACTGACATAAACACTGCAGTGACCATCGATGTGGTGGCCAACGACACGGATACCGATGGGGACACCTTGAGTGTTGATGTGGCCTCTCTTGCTCAGCCTGCCAATGGAAGCGTGGCGATCAACATCGATGGTACTGTCACCTACACGCCCAACACTGATTTTGAAGGGATCGACACCTTCATTTACTATGCCTATGATGAGACCGTCAATTCCGAGAACCCGGCCACGGTAACCATTGATGTCGGCAATCAAAAGCCGGTCGCTATTGATGACAGCGCTACAACTGAAAAGAATATTGCGGTCATTATCGATGTGGTGGCCAATGACACGGATATCGATGGGGACACCTTGAGTGTTGATGCAGGCTCTCTAAGCCAGCCAGCCAATGGGAGCGTGGCGATCAATTCCGATGGTACCGTAACGTACATGCCGAAGGCCGGCTACAAAGGCGTCGATACCTTCAGCTACTATGCCTATGATGGCACTGTCAACTCCGAGAACCCAGCCACGGTGACAGTGACCGTGAGCAACGGGGACGAGGAGGAAGACGGAAAGGCGGTTCCCCCTGGACAGATGGTTCGCAGGGGCTTATCCGGTCCGATTGCTGGATGGGACCTCGATTCTGAGGGGGCCATCACCTATCTTTACATTTCGACCAATTTCGGTACCGTTAGGGTCGATGTATCGTCATTTGGACTGACTGAAGAGGACGTCGCGGAGGGCATGCGAGTGGTGCTGAAACTTGCAGATGAAGAGAGTGACTCTGGGGATGATGACACGGGCGCTTACAGAACTGCGATAGCTGAGGACCTCAAAGCCAATCGAAGCCTTCAGTCCGTCGACACTGCTGATGCAGGTATAGGAAAAGGGAATGCCTTTGGTAAAGGCAACAATAACGCTGGAAGTTCAGCAGGTAACAATGGAAACGGAGGAAACGGGAACTCCTCCGGCGGAAAGAACAAGTAG